From the genome of Vicia villosa cultivar HV-30 ecotype Madison, WI linkage group LG2, Vvil1.0, whole genome shotgun sequence, one region includes:
- the LOC131651284 gene encoding uncharacterized protein LOC131651284, producing the protein MLSVNVNGVLNGYFPCSRGVRQGKVSNINLLISTFDEYADVSGQRVNCSKSHIFGGAMKSSRLNILSKISGFKIGAYPFVYLGITIFKGKPKAVYLRPIADRVKNKLASWKGSLLSFAGRVELFKSFIQSMLIHSFAIYAWPIFLIRDNKQAIKRFIWSGETTVLRLRVQRKGSFIKHHIYSSLWSSLKAKLATVVDNSSWCLGNGASINLWFDNWCGMPFHLDMSDGV; encoded by the exons ATGTTGTCGGTTAATGTTAATGGAGTTCTTAACGGATATTTCCCTTGTTCTCGTGGGGTTCGACAAG GTAAAGTTTCAAACATTAATCTTCTCATCTCTACTTTTGACGAGTATGCGGATGTTTCAGGTCAAAGGGTTAATTGCTCTAAGTCTCACATTTTTGGTGGAGCCATGAAATCTTCTAGGCTGAACATTCTTTCGAAGATTTCCGGATTCAAGATTGGCGCTTATCCTTTTGTGTATCTTGGAATTACTATCTTCAAGGGCAAGCCTAAAGCGGTGTATTTACGTCCTATTGCAGATAGGGTGAAAAATAAATTAGCTTCTTGGAAGGGCTCTTTATTATCGTTTGCCGGCAGGGTGGAACTTTTTAAATCCTTTATCCAGAGCATGCTTATTCACAGCTTTGCAATTTATGCGTGGCCGATTTTTCTCATTCGAGACAACAAGCAGGCGATTAAAAGGTTTATTTGGAGTGGGGAG ACAACAGTGCTTCGGCTGAGGGTTCAGAGAAAAGGTAGTTTCATCAAGCATCACATTTACTCCTCCCTTTGGTCTAGTCTCAAGGCAAAATTGGCAACAGTGGTGGATAACTCTTCGTGGTGTTTAGGCAACGGTGCTTCTATTAATCTTTGGTTCGATAATTGGTGCGGTATGCCTTTTCACCTCGACATGTCTGATGGAGTTTAG
- the LOC131653815 gene encoding E3 SUMO-protein ligase SIZ1-like, translating into MDLVSLCQEKLVYFRVKDLKDVLTEVGLSKQGKKQDLVDRILSILSDEEVFRACAKKKNILGKAEVVKLVDDTYRKLQASGATDVASKGQGASDRANVRIKGELDDSFLADMKVRCLCGSSMETDLLIKCEDTKCPVSQHLNCVVIPDIPSKGMPPIPDTFYCEICRLSRADPFSVSMTHPLLPVKLTTTRIPTDGSNPMQSLEKTFLITRATKDLVLKSDFDIQAWCMLLNDKVPFRMQWPQHTNLVVNGCDVRAINRPGSQMLGANGRDDGAIITSKIKEGINKISLTSCDTRIFCFGVRIIKKRSLQQILNMIPKEFHGERFDDALARVCCRVGGGNSAGEADSDSDLEVVSDTISINLRCPMSGSRIKIAGRFKPCVHIGCFDLEVFVEMNQRSRKWQCPICLKNYALENIIIDPYFNRVTSMMKNCGEEFTEVEVKPDGYWRVKAKNESECRELGNLAEWHSPDGSVSVSTSGEGKRVETLNVKKEGVSDSPAGIRLGIRKNCNGVWEVSKPKDTNTSSDDRLNADLGNNEVVVIQMSSSGTGSGLDGDDQSVNQSGGGHVEYSTTNGIEADSLCHTNAGSTYGYTIPNTSAPMANAEVIVLSDSEDDDMLLSPTVGRNNNQTDDPVDTYSVPPPGIIDPYAEDHNIGGNPSLEVFGNPSEGDFGISSLWPLHSETQATSGFQLFSSEVDVSDALVHGDINCSSSLNSYTLAPNTGLGSNTLIPNSSTDPSDTDLNGGLVDNPLAFGGEDPSLQIFLPTRPGESSVQHDELRDHNGVSNGEYTEDWVSLRLGGGAGDSNGDASTPNDLNSRPQITSRKDATDSLTDTASLPLGMNDAGSDKESRKRSYGPFSFPRQKRSVRPRLNLSIDSDSE; encoded by the exons ATGGATTTAGTTTCTCTTTGCCAG GAGAAATTGGTATATTTTCGTGTAAAAGATCTCAAAGATGTGCTTACTGAGGTAGGACTTTCAAAGCAAGGAAAGAAGCAG GATCTTGTTGATAGGATATTATCTATTCTCTCAGATGAAGAAG TTTTCAGAGCATGTGCTAAGAAGAAGAATATTCTTGGAAAAGCAGAAGTGGTGAAGTTAGTGGATGACACATATAG AAAACTGCAGGCATCTGGAGCCACTGATGTAGCATCAAAGGGGCAGGGTGCTTCAGATAGAGCTAATGTGAGAATTAAAGGTGAACTTGATGATTCCTTTCTAGCAGATATGAAGGTTCGCTGTCTCTGTGGGAGTTCAATGGAAACAGATCTACTGATCAAG TGTGAAGATACAAAATGCCCTGTCTCGCAGCATCTCAACTGCGTTGTTATTCCGGATATTCCCAGTAAAGGAATGCCACCAATCCCGGATACATTTTATTGTGAAATATGCCGTCTCAGTCGAGCAGACCC GTTTTCGGTTTCAATGACACACCCTTTACTTCCAGTGAAGTTGACTACAACCCGTATTCCAACTGATGG ATCCAATCCCATGCAGAGTCTTGAGAAAACATTTCTAATTACCAGAGCAACCAAGGACTTAGTATTAAAATCGGATTTTGATATTCAG GCTTGGTGTATGCTTTTGAATGACAAAGTTCCATTCAGGATGCAATGGCCGCAACATACAAACCTAGTGGTCAATG GCTGTGATGTTCGTGCAATTAATAGACCTGGTTCTCAGATGCTTGGGGCTAATGGTCGCGATGATGGCGCAATT atcacgtcaaaaataaaagaaggaaTTAACAAGATTTCTTTGACGAGCTGTGACACTCGCATTTTCTGTTTCGGGGTCCGCATTATTAAAAAGCGCAGCTTGCAACAG ATCCTGAACATGATTCCAAAGGAGTTCCATGGTGAGCGGTTTGATGATGCTCTTGCACGTGTTTGTTGTCGTGTTGGGGGTGGAAATTCTGCGGGCGAAGCTGATAGTGACAGTGATCTGGAAGTGGTTTCAGATACTATTAGTATCAACCTTCGTTGTCCA ATGAGTGGTTCAAGAATAAAGATTGCAGGAAGATTCAAACCTTGTGTTCACATAGGTTGTTTTGATCTTGAAGTTTTTGTGGAAATGAATCAACGTTCAAGAAAG TGGCAATGCCCCATATGTCTCAAAAACTACGCTCTGGAGAATATCATTATTGATCCTTATTTCAACCGCGTCACTTCTATG ATGAAAAATTGTGGGGAGGAGTTTACCGAGGTGGAGGTGAAGCCTGATGGTTATTGGCGTGTCAAGGCTAAGAATGAAAGTGAATGCCGCGAGTTAGGGAATCTTGCTGAATGGCACTCTCCTGACGGTTCCGTCTCTGTTTCTACTAGTGGAGAAGGCAAGAGAGTGGAAACTTTGAATGTCAAAAAGGAAGGGGTTTCAGACAGTCCTGCCGGCATAAGACTTGGCATTAGGAAAAATTGTAATGGAGTTTGGGAAGTTAGCAAACCCAAGGACACAAACACCTCTTCTGATGATAGGTTGAATGCGGATTTAGGAAATAATGAAGTTGTGGTTATTCAAATGAGCAGCAGTGGCACTGGAAGTGGATTGGATGGCGATGATCAAAGTGTAAATCAGAGCGGCGGTGGGCATGTAGAATATTCTACTACCAATGGGATTGAGGCAGATTCTTTGTGTCACACTAATGCTGGTTCAACTTATGGATATACTATTCCTAACACTTCTGCTCCAATGGCTAATGCAGAAGTTATTGTTCTTAGTGATTCTGAAGATGATGATATGTTATTATCTCCTACAGTTGGTCGCAATAATAATCAAACTGACGATCCAGTTGATACTTACTCAGTGCCCCCACCTGGAATTATCGACCCATATGCAGAAGATCACAATATTGGTGGAAATCCATCCTTGGAAGTTTTTGGTAATCCCAGTGAAGGTGATTTTGGGATTTCCTCCCTCTGGCCATTGCATTCTGAAACTCAGGCAACCTCGGGATTCCAACTGTTCAGTTCTGAGGTGGATGTGTCTGATGCATTGGTCCATGGTGATATTAATTGCTCCTCATCACTGAATAGTTATACATTGGCTCCGAACACTGGTTTGGGATCTAATACTCTAATACCAAATTCATCCACTGATCCATCTGACACTGATTTAAATGGTGGCTTAGTTGACAATCCATTGGCATTTGGTGGAGAGGATCCCTCGCTTCAGATTTTTCTCCCTACAAGACCAGGAGAATCATCTGTGCAGCATGATGAATTAAGAGATCACAATGGTGTGTCAAATGGTGAATATACAGAGGATTGGGTCTCTCTTAGGCTTGGGGGTGGAGCTGGTGACAGTAATGGTGATGCTTCAACCCCAAATGATTTGAATTCCAGACCGCAGATTACATCCAGAAAAGATGCTACCGATTCTTTAACTGATACTG